The following coding sequences lie in one Arachis ipaensis cultivar K30076 chromosome B05, Araip1.1, whole genome shotgun sequence genomic window:
- the LOC107642028 gene encoding uncharacterized protein LOC107642028 — MERPNGRRIVLRFNSAKQAIGDEAGLLNGVLGLLGSEYGKFSICEKSWRKIITKDKVYNECIKQIFHFDEDNERTIKKYILKSMGKSWKEARLRLYNTFYETTFSTEENIEQRLPEIDREHWRWFLNYRAKAETKRSVGKTRLIDQSNYIPTLVV; from the exons ATGGAACGTCCTAACGGTAGGAGGATCGTGCTCAGGTTCAACAGTGCAAAGCAAGCAATTGGAGACGAAGCTGGACTGTTGAATGGCGTGCTTGGTCTGTTGGGATCTGAATATGGAAAATTTTCTATCTGTGAGAAAAGTTGGCGTAAGATTATCACTAAAGACAAGGTTTATAATGAATGCATCAAG CAAATTTTTCACTTTGATGAAGATAATGAAAGAACTATCAAGAAATATATTTTGAAAAGTATGGGGAAGTCTTGGAAGGAAGCAAGGCTGAGGTTGTACAATACTTTTTACGAGACAACATTTTCGACTGAAGAAAACATTGAGCAACGTCTGCCGGAAATTGATCGAGAGCATTGGAGATGGTTCCTTAACTATCGCGCCAAAGCTGAGACAAAG AGAAGTGTAGGAAAAACACGATTAATTGATCAAAGCAACTATATACCTACACTGGTGGTTTGA